A window of Eubalaena glacialis isolate mEubGla1 chromosome 11, mEubGla1.1.hap2.+ XY, whole genome shotgun sequence genomic DNA:
gaatcagaacctgggggtggggcctagcaatctgtattttaacaagccctccaggtgattgtgATGCACACTTGAGTTTGCGACTCACTGATGAAGGTCTTTGAAGATGTATCAAATTAGCTTTGTTGTTTGATGATAAACTCACCTATGTGCTTTGGTTCCATAGCTTGTTGCCAGAACAGTATGGCCATTTGCTCTTCTACATACTCAAGgacccttccccactcccacagTGGGGTAATCCCTATCCCAGTCTTCACCCAACATATTCCACTTCCTTCTCCAACCTACAGCACCTACATGGCTTTCTGCACTGTCTCACCCTCTCTCACAACTGCTCTGGGTCCTCCCACACGTCTGCCCACGCACCCCACAAATTCTCCATCAACCATGGAGGGATGAGGATGTGATAGAAACCACACCAAGGACCCCTCTGAACTATAGGGCTTTCTGATGGTCCTTTGTGGGGTGGGTGAAAGGGGGTCTGGTTCTGGTGAGACCGTTGGAGACTTGTCTTGGACCTGCTCCATGTAATTTGTCATCTCCCCCTGCCAGGGCATACCGTGGGTGAAGGTGGACTACTTTGATAATGGCATTATCTGTAACCTCATTGAGCATGTAAGTTATCCTTCTCTCATCTCTGGGACCTCCCCCTCCAGACTGCCTGAACACCCTTCCCCTGTCTCTCTCgcgcctcctcccccaccccacttgaTAAGGATGGTAAAGAGGGCAAAGGATGAGGGGGCAGAGGGGCGGCAGTGAGGATGTGGATGTCTTGAAGGACCAGGTCTAGGTTGGGCTGATCTTGTTCCCCTGGGCAGAATCAACGAGGCATCCTGGCCATGCTGGACGAGGAGTGCCTGCGGCCTGGGGTGGTCAGTGACTCCACCTTCCTAGCAAAGCTGAACCACGTCTTCTCCAAGCATGATCACTATGAGAGCAAAGTCACCCAGAACGCCCAGCGCCAGTATGACCACAGCATGGGCCTCAGCTGCTTCCGCATCTGCCACTATGCGGGCAAGGTGATGTCGCGGGGCTGGAGGGTGAAGACTAGGGCCTGGGCACAGGCTGAAGGCAATGGGGGAGGCACTGGGGGGAGGTGAGAACCAGGAACACTTCGCAGTGAGACTGGGAGGGCCACGCGCACGACATACAATGTGGTGGGCTCTCCAGACCAAGTGCTGTTCCTGTACAGGTGACCTACAACGTGAACAGCTTCATTGACAAGAATAACGACCTACTCTTCCGGGACTTGTCCCAGGCCATGTGGAAGGCCCAGCACCCCCTCCTTCGGTCCTTGTTTCCTGAGGGTGATCCAAAGCAGGCGTCTCTCAAACGCCCCCCAACTGCTGGGGTCCAGTTCAAGGGTTCTGTGGCCATTCTCATGAAGAACCTGTATTCCAAGAGACCCAACTACATCAGGTGACATGCTGGGCACATAGGGGAACATGCTGCATTTGTGATGACACTTGCAGGGTCCATGCATGATAGAACATGTctgtgcgggggcggggggggggtggctgtCTCTGGAATAGGATACCAAATCCCTTTTCCTCATGAAAAACAGAGCCAGCTGAGGAGCTGAGAGTCCTGTAAGGGGGAGAGCGTCATGGTCAAGTAGGGACCATGCTATAGTGAGTGAAACTGGGAAGGCCAGTGTGTCTGCTTCCTCTGAAAATTTTCAGCTAATGGGAATGTGTACAGAACAGAGGTGTAGAGACCAGGATGGGTGACACTGGCAAGGGTGAAGCCCCTGTAGCCCGGGCCTTGCCTCACCTCCCACCAGGTGTATAAAGCCCAATGAGCATCAGCAGCGAGGTGAGTTCTCCTCGGAGCTGGTGACCGTCCAGGCTCGGTACCTGGGGCTGCTGGAGAATGTGCGGGTGCGACGAGCAGGCTATGCCTACCGCCAGGCCTACGGGTCCTTCCTGGAAAGGTACCGATTGCTGAGCCGGAGTACTTGGCTTCGCTGGGACGGTGGAGACCGGTAAGACTCAGTGGGAgactggggagaagggaagggaagtgcAGGGAACCTCTGTGGGGGAAGAGACCAGGTGGTGCCATGTGTATCGCTGAAGCTCGGTGAAGGGATTCTCGGGGAAATGAATTGAATGATCACTTTTCAGAGGCTCTGAAGTCTGTTCGAACCCTGAACTCTTCTCCTGGGGTGAAAGGGGGTAGAGGAAAGGTGGGAGAGGACCCTCCCCTGGGATGCCCTTTGGCAGCTTTCCCCACCTGCTCCTGTAGGGAGGGGGTCGAGAAGGTCCTGGGGGAGCTGAGTGTGTCCTCAGAGGAGGTGGCCTTTGGGAAGACAAAGATCTTCATCAGAAGCCCCAAGACTGTGAGTTGGAGGGTGCACTTGTGTTTGGTGGGGCTGGAAGGTGGAAGAGTTGGAGAGCCCACCTGAGTGAGAGGCTGGGCGACGGGAGCTTCTAGAACCTGGAATGGATAGTGGATGAGGAAGTCTCCTCTCTGCAGGGACTTTATCCCTGGGAACTGAGTTCTTGGgttcctgccctgcctgccctgaGCCCTGGAATTAGGTGTGCTTGCATTGCTGGTCTGAGCGCCTCTGCCTGAAGCAGGACTCCTTGAGAGTCAGGGTGTCTGAGTTTCCAAgtcctagcacaatgcctgctaAAGAGTCAGAGCTCAGTAGCtgcttattaaatgaatgaatgcataaatgaataaGAGGACTAAGGAACGATTGAATAAAACACTGGCTGGGAAGCCTTTGGTGCCGTGGGGTTCCCCTAGGTGAGCCTCTCTGTGCCCCCCTTCCACCTCTCCACAGCTTTTCTACCTGGAAGATCAGAGACGCCTACGAATCCAGCAGCTGGCCACTCTCATACAGAAGACGTACCGAGGCTGGCGCTGCCGCATTCACTACCAACTGATGCGCAAGAGTCAGATCCTCATTTCCTCTTGGTTTCGGGGCAACATGGTACCTGTTATCCCCAAAGTCCTACCCCCCTTACTCTAATAGGAGAGTGGGAAGTGGAGAGGTGGTTCAGGAGGTGGAGTTTTTCTAACAGGCCCACTGTTTTCTACAGCAAAAGAAACGCTATGGGAAGATGAAGGCATCAGCATTGTTGATCCAGGCTTTTGTGAGAGGTTGGAAGGtaatggggaagggagaggggtttCCTCCCCTCACATGGCTCCTCCTGGTCATGCCAGCTGCTGCTGGTGGGGAAGAGTAGCAGAGAGAAGGTCCTGCCTGCACCCAGGACACATCTCTGTGTGATGGTATgtctgtgtcttggtgtgtttctgggtctgctctgtgtgtgtctgggagTGTGGATGCATCTTGGGGAGATCTGAATATATGCTTGGGTGTGTTTCTGACTTAGCAGCAGAGCTCTGCCTTCTGCTTTGAGTGTCCTCCTGATTGCCAGCTTGTCTGACTTTACTCTCTCCCTCCAGCTATAGTCTCAGCTCTTTATCTTACTCAGTTCTTCGTGTGGTTGAAAAATAGTAGAACCTCTTCTAGACCTGTCTTCTATCTTCCAGGTATAACTCTCTATCTTTACTTTGGCCCTTTTCTTGTATGTCCCTGCCAGGCCCGCAAGAATTATCGAAAGTACTTCCGGTCAGGGGCTGCCCTCACCTTGTCAAATTTCATCTACAAGAGCATAGTAAGTGGTGGGGATTGAGGGTGGAAACGGGGCATTGAGGAGGGAGGGACAGGTTGGGAAGAGGAAGTATGTGGGGTTTGAGGGGAGGTGACTCAAAGCTTTTCCCCAAGAGCCTCCTCTATCTGATGTACTTAAACCCTGGGAGCAGAGGGGATAGGGCAGCAGCCTGCACGGGGAGGGCCCCAGCGCCTAGGGGCCTAGGGGCAGAATCAGAGCACATTTTGGCATGAATAGACTCTGCAGGCAACCTTGTGGCAGGAAGGGGTCCCAGCACACCCACCAACTAGTCCATGGTGAGTAGGCTGGAGAAGAGACTGGGACTGGGTGGTTAACAGCAGTTGAAGAGGCTGAGCCTCATTGAAGAGCAGAGAGGACACACATAGGGTTAAGTAACCCAACCTCCCGAGATTCATTTTAGGGTTGGGGGTGAAGATGGCGGAATCATATCTTCCTTCTATCTCTTCTGACACTGTAGCAGGCCAGGCTGAAACTGAATCTCAGGAAGGACCTTAATTCTGGAGGTCTCGGGTCAGGGTGGGCAGGAAGAAGCCAAGAGCAGGCCTGGACGTTCAAACTATGGACAGTTTCCAGTGAGAGGAAAACAGGGACAGAGAGGGGTGATTTCCAGAGACATATATCCGATAGCAGTAGTCCTTCTGAGAAGTGTTGGAGGGAAACCAGATGGGGGAGAGCAGCACTCCAGTGAAACCTTGGGAAAGACCAGAGAGAAGAGCGGGAGATCTTGGACTGAGGGCTGGAGTGAATTAGAACTGACCTCggctgatttgattttttttttataaatttatttatttatttatttttggctgtgttgggtcttcgtttctgtgcgagggctttctccagttgcggcgagtgggggccactcttcatcgcggtgcgtgggcctctcactgtcgcggcctgtcccgttgcggagcacaggctccagatgcgcaggctcagtagttgtggctcacgggcctagttgctccgcggcatgtgggatcttcccagaccggggctcgaacccgtgtcccctgcattggcaggcagattctcagccactgcgccaccagggaagcccctgatttgaTTTTTGACGGTTGTTAGGACTGTTACTGACTTTGCTCGTAAAGACACGAGATGCATTGGAGCTCCTCTCTGTTCCCTTGGCTAAGCTGAGGAATGGGGGCTCTGGacctcttccccacctccctgaGTCTTCACTgtgtcctcctccccctccccggggAAGCTCCGTTGTCCTAGGCCTCTTCCATTGCCTGGACTCTCCtcatgcaggctccagggtgtcTGCCTTACCAGAGTACGTGCTCTCTTGCTGCACACCTGAGACCTGTAATCTGATTTTGCTCTTATCTCCTGAATGACCTCTAGTCTACCTTCTCTTTCACCTTTATATCATCAGGCATCTGCTGAATGTCACCACAGGAGCTGTTGCCTTTAAACCAGTATTTCAATAAATCAAACCCACTGTGGAAGTTTGCGTGTAGGGGACCACAGGGCATTGATTGCCCCAGTGTTTCTGACTAGTCCATATTTTGCCATTGCCTTGCCTATAActcacttactatgtgctaagccctttacatgcattaactctAATGCTTTCAACAACCCTCTGAGGTAGGCCCTTATATTTccgtcattttattttataagtaattaattaattgaacttttttttttttttttttttttggccactttgggtcttcgtcgctgcgcatgggcttttctctagttgtggcgagcaggggctactcttcgttgtggtgcgcgggcttctcactgcgagggcttctcttgttgcggagtacgggctctaggcacgcgggcttcagtagttgtggcacgtgggctcagtagttgtggctcgcgggctctagagtgcaggctcagtagttgtggtgcatgggcttagttgctctgtggcatgtgggatcttcccggaccagggatcgaacccgtgtcgcctgcattggcaggcagattcttaaccactgcaccaccagggaagacccgaactttttttttttaaaaacacaaaaccctATATACTAAAATTGTACACATCAAGTATTGGTCCAATCTTATATCAATCTATTTACAATTAAACAGCACCATGGTTTTCTTACCTAGGTTAGTAAAACATGCCCAGAAAATTGTTATTCAaagtatatgttttttaaaaataaaataaactctttCCCCCATTTTATTGGTAAAAACCAAGGCCCAGGGAGGTTGAATAACTTGTAGACGTTCCATAGCTGGTATGTGGTAGAGCTGGGATACAAGCTATTTGACTCTAGTTTTAACCACCACCTACGACTGttcccctctccttcctgcctcaccACTCCCAACACACTCACAGAGGCCTGGGCAACCCAGGCATCCATGGCTCTGGGTAGACCTGCGGGCAGGAGGGCTGCATAGGGAAAAGCAGAACTTtctagatattaaaaaaacaaacaagaaaaacctcagaaTCTCCACATCAATTGGAACATGGGGGATTATGGGACATGCTAAggaatgtttattgaattaaatcAAACCAGACCAAGGACTGGGGACTCCAGGGTGGTTAGACCAAGCCCACTAGATCTTTGTAGTGGAAGATACAAAGAGCTTGGATAGTTCCTGGAGAGTTACAGCAATATACTGTGTGTTCTGCctttttctattttagttttttaacctaATATCTCAGTAAAAAGTTTTcacaaaaattccaaaaatttgGAAGTGTTCAAGGTCAAGTCATTTTCTATACCTGCAGTAATTCTATCCCATAAATAAACAGGGTGCTAGGTGCTCCCTGAGATATAAAGACTTAAAGAGTCCTTGTTCTAGATTGGGGGAGACTAAACAGTCAGATGCCACAGATGAAACTTGATTGGATCCTGCatcaggagaaataaaaacaaagtcaaaGAGTACATTTTCAAAGTTTATAAAGGACATTAGAAGAGATTTGCATATACATTACTGTTGGGTGAGTGTGTCcaattaatgttaattttcttagGTATGGTGATAGAATTATGATTGTGTAGGAAAATATCCTGGTTCTTGGGCAATGCGTGCTTAAGCTTTAGAGGAAAATGTCATGATAACTGTAACCTACTTTAGGATGCTATAGTAGCCAAGATTTGTACATATGCGTGTATTTATATACTTACATGCATTTGTATTTATGTGTGCGTGTGTTAGAAAGAGCACAAAGATAgggtaagatgttaacattatcaGCTGGTGAATTTAGGTGAGAAGTATATGTTATTCATATGTTCATTGCCATGTTGTTTCAACTTTcactcaaatttaaaaaatttcaaaataagaaaataagttgtattacattttaaaaattaaaaagtaaaaccttAAGTCAGATTATGTCACTCTTCCCCTAAGACCCTCTAAAGGTGTTCCATTTCACTCCACATAAAGCCAAATGTCCTTACCACAGCCTACAAGGCCCTTCGTGATCTCTCCTTGGCTAACCTACTCTctgatcttttcttctcttgctcaaTTTAGGCCAGTCACACTGGCTTTCCTTCTTGTCTGGAATATGCTACCAGTCATTCCTGTCTCAGTTCTGCTTTTTTTGCATCATAGCGTATATAATTATTGGAAGCTACAGTCTATGTTTATTTGCTTGTGGGCTGTCTCCTTCTCCACCCACAGTAGAATGTAAACTCAGTGAGAAGAGACTTTGTTTActctgttcactgctgtgtccgcatacctagaacagtgccaggcacagaacAGATGCTCAGTGATGTTGAATTGTGAAAAAACTCAGGACCTAGCATTCTGACTCCCAAAGACTCACCCTGTAGAAGAGGGAGATTTCCATGCAAATAACAGTAGTACAAAAACAAATGTATAGACAAAGTGCTATGGGGCTTCAAAGAAAGGAGAGACACCACTGGCCCAGGGAATCTGGGAGGGCTTTGAGCTGCATCTCAAAGGATAGGTAGAATCTGGGTTGGCAGAGTTGAGCTGAGAGCAGCATGAGCTAAGGCACAGAGTGATAATGAATGGGCTGGGCAGAGGGCAAGTCAGGGAGTCCAGTCTGGTTGGTGTGCCAGGATAAGATAATTCAGGGGATCCTGTGACATGAGGTTGGGCCCTAAGTAGAGGACTTTGAATGCCAGGTTGAGGTGTTGGGCTTgactgagcagagaggagggaagatTTGGTACCTGTCCAATAGCCCCAACACAGACAGTGGGGCAGCCATCTGTAGGCAATTATGAGCCTCGAGAATAGGAAGCTACAGAAGCAAAATATTAAGGCCAGTTTTCATATTGCTCCTCCCACCTCACTACCCTGGGTAGAAGGTATCTGCTTGAAACTACTCCTTCTTTCCCCTCCATCTCCCGTTCATGCTCTTACTGCCCAACCTCAAGTCTACATTCACACTGAAAGAGATCAGGGGGGGACTCCCTTCCAGCTCCTCAGATCCACTTGTTGCTTCTCCCTGTGGGTGGCCTTCTCCCTTAAAGTGGTGGGATCTGGGTGCCAGTTTGCCTGTCAGGAGTCTTCTCGTCATCCCACTCCCAACTCCCCTGCTCCCAACCCAGGCACGGAAATTCCTACTGGGGCTGAAGAACGATTTGCCGTCTACCAATGTCTTGGACAGAAGGTGGCCAGCTGCCCCTTACAAGTACTTCAACACAGCTAACCACAAGCTTCAGAAGCTCTTCTACCAATGGAAGGTGAGCGGGGCCTGGGCAGCCTCTCCTGGTGCTCAGGCAACTCCTctctcatttgtcttttttttttttttctcctcctcctgattttcctcttctgcctccctcttccacttaaattttttttttttattgtggtaatacataaaatttaccattttaaccatttttaaataaacagttcagtggcattaagcacattcgcattgttgtgcaaccatcaccgccgTCTGTCTCCATACTATtgttcatcatcccaaactgaaactctgtacacattaagcaataactccccattcctctgtcccccagcccccagaaagtatgatctactttctgtctctatgaatttaactattctaggtacctcatataagtgaactCATGCcacatttgtccttttgtctggcttatttcacttagcacagagtTCTACTCAGGAAATACTTTTGAGCACCTGTCTGGGACTAGGCCTTGTGCTGTGCGCTGGGCACACAGCCCTCCTGGGGCTTGTATTTGACTgtttccatccccctcccccagcatccctcagtcccccttcccctccccaatgctcctccagcccctgccctctctgaagtgtcctccttcccctcccctgtcaCAGTGCAAGAAATTCCGGGATCAGCTGTCCCCGAAGCAGGTAGAGGTCCTAAGGGAGAAGCTCTGTGCCAGTGAACTGTTCAAGGGCAAGAAGGCTTCATACCCCCAGAGGTGAGTGCCTCCCAGACCCTGTGCAGTTTCATCAATAGCAAAGAGAAGATTCCCCAGGTGGAACAGAGCTgtgattctcaaacttcagtgtgcctCAGGATCACCTGGCAGGCTGGATAACAGCCAGGTTGCTGCATGCCCTCCTCAGAGTTTCTGAGTtaggaggtctggggtggggccaaAGAATTTGCCTTTCTAACAAGGTCCTAGGGGATGCTGATGTCGGTCCTGGACCATGCTCTGAGAACCGCTGAGACACAGGGTACAGCGGAGGATGGGGGATGGAGCACGGGAGGACCAAGATGGGAACTCAGTGGGGGGAGGTACAAGGACCTTGGAGGTCGGAGGTAAGGACCTTATCTCCACTGCGTACCTCCTGTGTGTCCTCAGTGTCCCTATTCCATTCCACGGTGACTACGTTGGGCTGCAAGGAAACCCCAAGCTACAGAAGCTGAAGGGCGGGGAGGAAGGGCCTGTTCTGGTGGCTGAGACTGTGATGAAGGTCAACCGTGGCAATGGCAAGGTGAAGGCCCATATCCTGAACTCCTTCCCCAGCCTGATCCAGAGCCTCGGCTGGTAGCTGGAAGGGTGGGGTTGCATTGCAACCCTTCCTCACCCTTTCCTGTTCTGTCCGTAGACTTCCTCTCGAATTCTCCTTCTGACCAAGGGGCATGTGATTATCTCAGACACCAAGAATTCCCGGGCCAAGACTGTCATCGCACTAAACAGTGTGGCCGGGGTGTCAGTCACCAGCTTCAAGGATGGGCTTTTTAGCTTGCATCTGAGTGAGGTATCAgagctgggtgggggcagggccccAGACTGGAGAAGGTGGTGGGCATCACAGGGCTGGGGCGAGCTGGAGGCCATGGAGAGCAGACCTCTCACTCTGGGCCTTTGATATCTCCCAGGCTGCTcctgaggagaaaaaaatgaatccctTCCCTGCTGTTTCTCTCCTTCCTAAGGTATCATCAGTGGGCTCCAAGGGGGAGTTCCTGCTGGTCAGCAAGCATGTGATTGAACTGCTGACCAAAATGTACCGGGCTGTGCTGGATGCCACGCAGAGGCAGCTTCCAGTCACCGTGACTGAGGAGTAAGGCCATGAGCTGGGGGTGAGGGATGGCTTGGGGCAGATGACCAAGCTGGCGGTCATTGTGACCAGGAAAATTTGTCCTGTCAGAAAGTGAAGCATACTATGTCAGGTCAGGGCCACCCAAGTTCTCTGAGGCCTTGAGTCTTCTGACATAGGGGGCTGGTGGGGGGATGTACGTGCCTCaagaaggggaggggaagccaCCATGAAAATACAGGAGTAGGGGTGAGGGGATGAGGGCACTagctttgtctttctgtctgttcCCCCTCCAGGTTCTCATTGAGGTTCAAGGAGAGCAGCTTGGCTGTCAAGGTCATCCAGGGCCCTGGGGGTGGTGGGAATGGCAAGCTGAGCTGCAAGAAGAAGGGGAGTCGTTGCCTGGAGGTGACTGTACAGTGAGGAGGTGCAGCAGTTTCTTCTTCCTGGACCAGCACCAGCCCCACTCCCACCCGCCCACCTTCGTGGGAGGCTCTCGTGCCTGAACCCTCTGATGGGGAGTGGGGCTCAGAGAGTGCAGAACCCTTGAAGAGGACCTTGCTTCTCCCAATCCTTTCCAATCCTCTCTCCAAACTTAgcttcctcccaccctcagccTCTTTGCCCACTAATAAAACAAGAGGCTTTGCAAACGTTTGGTCATGTGGGTGGGTCCCTGTTCCCCCATCTTTTCACTGGCTTATACTTAGaccctctgcccccctccctttcctcttctcagGCTCCTTGGAGCCAGCTAATGCAGAtaataagaatgaaaaagaagggaaattgtCTCCGGGCTCCTTGACCGGCTGAGCTCTGGCGGGGTTTGGagagactggggtgggggtggggcagtcgGGGATGGGGCTCAGGTCGCAGGTGGCCAATGAGCTGATTCATTAAGTGTGTCCCTGGAGGGAAGAAGTGAGGATCCCTGTCTTGGCAGAAACTGGGATCCTTTGGAGATTTAGCCCGAAAAGAGGCCCAAGGCTGGAGGGCTCATGCGAGCTGAGGTGAGCTGGGGGATGCAGGGTCCCCGGCTCCATAGCGCCCTCCACCCCAAGCTCAGCACTGGGCTTTGTCACACCTGCCCCCGGCACCCCTTTCCTTTCCGTACACCAGAGATGCCAGGCTGCTGCCAACAGTTATCTTACTAATCACTGCCCCACAGCTGGGGCCTGCAGCTGGTGGCACTTGACAGGGGGACACGCCCCCCCACCCAGACTCTCCCATCCCTATGACTGACCTCTTCCCtatcgtcttcatttattttccatgtgtcatcgtcattatttctttcttggCTTCCAGCTGTCTCACACCGTCTCCTTGTCCCCATTGCTGTGGGCTCTGACTAATGTTAACACGTAAGAGTTTGTATAATGCTTTAAATATCaccctcccccacttccttcaTGGCTATTTCCTCATAGATTCTGTCTTGTCTAAGCCTCTCCCATTCTGCTCTCTACCTTTGGGGAACAAGCAGCTCCTGGGTTTGCAGTAAAATGTAGACTGCGCTCTGTGCGAGCATACAAATGGCTGCCTTTTGTTTCTGTCTGGACGGCTCTGCCTCCTTTCGGACCTCtaccttccctgcctcttccctgtcTCCGCTGAGCTCACTGTGCCTTGAGGCTGGGTCTCCCTCCACCTCAGCTTACACTGGCAGGCAGCTCACTCCCCAGGTAATCATGCTGGCGGGAGACCTGATTAGCTCATCCTCTTGCCTGCAGATTAATCTAGCCCTCAGAGCACAAGCCAGCC
This region includes:
- the MYO1A gene encoding unconventional myosin-Ia, which encodes MTLLEGCIGVEDLVLLEPLEQESLIKNLQLRYENGEIYTYIGNVLVSVNPYQQLPIYGPEFIAKYWDYTFYELKPHIYALANVAYQSLRDQDQDQCILITGESGAGKTEASKLVMTYVAAVCGEGERVNSVKEQLLQSNPVLEAFGNAKTIRNNNSSRFGKYMDVEFDFKGSPLGGVITNYLLEKSRVVKHLEGERNFHIFYQLLAGADPQLLKALKLERDTNGYAYLNPGASRVDGMDDTANFKALQSAMTVIGFSKEEIRQVLEVVALVLKLGNVELVDEFQANGVPASGIRDGKGIQEIGEMVGLNSAELERALCSRTMETAKEKVVTALNVVQAQYARDALAKNVYSRLFNWLVNRINESIKVGTGEKKKVMGVLDIYGFEILEDNSFEQFVINYCNEKLQQVFIEITLKEEQEEYKREGIPWVKVDYFDNGIICNLIEHNQRGILAMLDEECLRPGVVSDSTFLAKLNHVFSKHDHYESKVTQNAQRQYDHSMGLSCFRICHYAGKVTYNVNSFIDKNNDLLFRDLSQAMWKAQHPLLRSLFPEGDPKQASLKRPPTAGVQFKGSVAILMKNLYSKRPNYIRCIKPNEHQQRGEFSSELVTVQARYLGLLENVRVRRAGYAYRQAYGSFLERYRLLSRSTWLRWDGGDREGVEKVLGELSVSSEEVAFGKTKIFIRSPKTLFYLEDQRRLRIQQLATLIQKTYRGWRCRIHYQLMRKSQILISSWFRGNMQKKRYGKMKASALLIQAFVRGWKARKNYRKYFRSGAALTLSNFIYKSIARKFLLGLKNDLPSTNVLDRRWPAAPYKYFNTANHKLQKLFYQWKCKKFRDQLSPKQVEVLREKLCASELFKGKKASYPQSVPIPFHGDYVGLQGNPKLQKLKGGEEGPVLVAETVMKVNRGNGKTSSRILLLTKGHVIISDTKNSRAKTVIALNSVAGVSVTSFKDGLFSLHLSEVSSVGSKGEFLLVSKHVIELLTKMYRAVLDATQRQLPVTVTEEFSLRFKESSLAVKVIQGPGGGGNGKLSCKKKGSRCLEVTVQ